The window TTTATCAGTTTTCTCGCGTTGTCAACCACCACCATCGTGCCGTCATCGAGGTAGCCCACGCCCTGGTTATATTCTTTGCCCTCTTTGACTATAAAGATGTTCATCGTCTCACCAGGCAGGACAACGGGCTTTAAGGCATTTGCAAGCTCATTGAGATTCAGCACTGTGACTCCCTGAAGCTCAGCAACTTTATTCAGGTTGAAGTCATTGGTGATTATCTTTGCGCCAAGCAGTCTGGCTAACGCGACAAGTTTTGAGTCTACCTCTTTTATCTTCGGGAAATCTTCATCGATTATTTTCACCGTGACATTAGACAGTTTCTGCACCCTGTGAAGGATGTCAAGACCTCTCCTGCCGCGCGCCCTCCTGAGGGAATCAGTAGAGTCAGCGATATGCTGAAGCTCCTGCAGGATAAACTGCGGGATGATAAATGTCCCTTCGATGAAACCTGCCTCGCATACATCAACGATCCTGCCGTCTATGATTACGCTGGTGTCAATGATCTTGGCGTGTTCTTCCTCGACCCTGGTTTTAAAGGCCTTCACTATGTTCTGAAGGGTAAAGTCTTTCCCCGCCCTTAGCCCAAGAAGCAGCCCGCTGTAGCCGAACAGCGCGTTAATGACAACTCCGATATAGGTCCCGTCGACGTTGGTGAAAACGGTTTTAATGGGAAGATAAATAAGCTTTGCAAACAAAAGCCCGACCGAGAGGCCTATCAGTCCGCCGACTATCGTGCCGAAACCGATCATGGTGAGCACATACTCTAAGATGAGGGCGATTACGCCGACCCCGGCGCCCCAGAAAACACCCTGATAAGACGCGCCCGTACTCATCCCGATAATAAATCCGCCTGCTGTAAAGATTAAGAAAAAAATGACCCTGTAAAGCATAACCACATCCTTTTTTTTAAGAATAAATTTTTAAGGTGATATAAAATTTATTGCTGCCCCTGTTAATAAAAAGGAGCAGGGTATCTCCCTTCCTGACGTTAGCGACCGTGCTGTTAAAATCACGTATGTTTTTAATGCTCCTTTTATTGATCTCCTGAATGACGTCTCCTTTTTTCAGGCCTGCGTCTTCAGCGGCGCTGTACGGTTCCACCTTGACGATTACAACGCCCTTCTCGTCCTTCGGCAGGTCCAGTTGTTTTGCTATCTCCTGTGTCATGTTCATCACGCTGAAGCCTGCGAGGGTATGCTCCTCAGGAGATTTTCTTTCTTCCTGCTCCTGCGGGGCCGCCTGCGCCATTTCCTGCGGGAATTCCGTTACGTTTGCAATAAGGGTCAGCGTCTTGCCGTCCCTCATTACTTTCAATTTTATCCTGCTCCCCACATTACTTTGAGCGATTATGTTGCGGAGAGACTCCACATTTTTAACTTCCTTATCGTCTACTTCAATAATTATATCACCTCTTCTTAACCCCGCCTTTTCAGCAGGGCTTCCTTTAAGTATCTCCGTGATAAGAGCGCCAGCGGATTTGTTCATTCCGAACTCTTTCGCAAGTTCAGGGGTGAAGTTCTGTATCGTTATCCCCAGCCATCCTCGTGTGACCCTGCCATGCGTTATGAGCTGGGTCATTACCGACTTGGCCATGTTGCACGGAACTGCAAAACCTATCCCCTGATATCCGCCCGTTCTTGAGAAGATGGCGGTGTTGATGCCGATCAGCTCTCCCTTTATGTTTACGAGGGGGCCGCCTGAATTGCCGGGGTTTATGGCCGCGTCGGTCTGGATAAAATCTTCATAATCCGCTATGCCTACATTTGCCCTGCCGATCGCGCTGACAATCCCCATTGTAACGGTATTGCTCAGGCTGTAAGGATTGCCGAAGGCAAGCACAAATTCGCCGACCTGGATTTTGTCCGAATCCCCCCATTTAATTGCGGGGAATTTCTCAACCGGGATTTTTATGACCGCGATGTCCGTCTTCGGATCAGACCCGATGATCTTGCCTTTAAAATTTTGCTGGTCATATACGGTAACTTGTATCTCATCGGCCTTTTCAACTACATGAGCATTTGTGAGAATGTATCCGTCGGGAGATACCAGCACCCCTGACCCTAAACTCTGTTCTTTCCATTTCTTCGGCATCTTATGATAGGGTTCGAATAAATCGGGAAACTGATCGTCGAAGAGGTCCGAGAAAGGTTTGGCGTCTCTTTCCACGATCTTTGAAGTGGAGATATTTACTACAACCGGACTTATGACTTTTACGACCTCTGAAAAGGCGTTGCTTTCCCCGGAGAGCTCTTTCGGTATCTGGAAGTTGTAAACATATGGCGGGCTGGTAGACTTAGCGGGGAATATATTTATGCGATTTCCAATAAAATAACCGGCGATCAAAGCAACGAACACAAAAATCAGTAATGTCGTCTTTTTCATTAAACAAATTATACATCCGATAGTTTGACCTTGTAAACCCTTTCTACTTAATCGAATTTTACATTGCTCCACAATTTGTATGTTATGGTATTCTACATGGCAGCCTGTTTTGCTAATTGCTGCAAA is drawn from Nitrospirota bacterium and contains these coding sequences:
- a CDS encoding PIN domain-containing protein, translated to MLYRVIFFLIFTAGGFIIGMSTGASYQGVFWGAGVGVIALILEYVLTMIGFGTIVGGLIGLSVGLLFAKLIYLPIKTVFTNVDGTYIGVVINALFGYSGLLLGLRAGKDFTLQNIVKAFKTRVEEEHAKIIDTSVIIDGRIVDVCEAGFIEGTFIIPQFILQELQHIADSTDSLRRARGRRGLDILHRVQKLSNVTVKIIDEDFPKIKEVDSKLVALARLLGAKIITNDFNLNKVAELQGVTVLNLNELANALKPVVLPGETMNIFIVKEGKEYNQGVGYLDDGTMVVVDNARKLINQQLDVVVTSVLQTTAGRMIFARLKEDADREEAKAARH
- a CDS encoding DegQ family serine endoprotease, which translates into the protein MKKTTLLIFVFVALIAGYFIGNRINIFPAKSTSPPYVYNFQIPKELSGESNAFSEVVKVISPVVVNISTSKIVERDAKPFSDLFDDQFPDLFEPYHKMPKKWKEQSLGSGVLVSPDGYILTNAHVVEKADEIQVTVYDQQNFKGKIIGSDPKTDIAVIKIPVEKFPAIKWGDSDKIQVGEFVLAFGNPYSLSNTVTMGIVSAIGRANVGIADYEDFIQTDAAINPGNSGGPLVNIKGELIGINTAIFSRTGGYQGIGFAVPCNMAKSVMTQLITHGRVTRGWLGITIQNFTPELAKEFGMNKSAGALITEILKGSPAEKAGLRRGDIIIEVDDKEVKNVESLRNIIAQSNVGSRIKLKVMRDGKTLTLIANVTEFPQEMAQAAPQEQEERKSPEEHTLAGFSVMNMTQEIAKQLDLPKDEKGVVIVKVEPYSAAEDAGLKKGDVIQEINKRSIKNIRDFNSTVANVRKGDTLLLFINRGSNKFYITLKIYS